The following coding sequences lie in one Streptomyces venezuelae genomic window:
- a CDS encoding FAD-binding and (Fe-S)-binding domain-containing protein, with amino-acid sequence MDASNYRRVPTAVVAPRDADDVAAVLAVCREHGVPVVPRGAGTSIAGQATGVGVVLDFTRHMNRIVSLDPEARTAVVQPGVVLDDLRAAATPHGLTFGPDPSTHSRCTLGGMIGNNSCGSHSVAWGTTADNVAALTVLDGTGARRRLARGWDGAPEGLRPLVDGDLALLRTGYPELPRRISGYALDALLPENGADLARAFCGSEGTLGVLTEADVRLVEAPRARALAVLGYADESAAAEAAAGLLPYGPLTVEGMAADLVRETSRKSGLPKGGAWLFVETGGESPAEARARAGTIVRAADALDAQVVDEPAGQRALWRVREDASGTATRMADGSEAWPGWEDCAVPPARLGAYLRDFRALLADHDLRGTPYGHFGDGCIHVRIDFDLLGREGIARFRAFSEDLAELVVAHGGSLSGEHGDGQARAELLPKMYGPALVALFERVKDVWDPAGLLNPGMLVRPAPLDADLRFAPLPREPVDVAFGYPHDGGDFSAAVRRCVGVAKCRTSAPGSPSAVMCPSFRVTGEEEHSTRGRARLLHEMLAGEVVTDGWRSTEVKDALDLCLSCKGCRSDCPVGVDMATYKAEFLHHHYEGRRRPAAHYTMGRLPRWLRAVAATRTAGLVNALARARPLAALGKRVGGIAAERDVPQVASRTFRRWWERRVRKATGVPVGRPDVVLWPDTFTDHLAPSVGRAAVAVFEDAGLTVALPPKGVCCGLTYVSTGQLDRARAVLRGTLDRMEPLLDAGTPVVVLEPSCAAALRTDLAELLGDDPRAGRLAASVRTFAQAVEELAPRWRPPYIGRATVGQTHCHQHAVLGDAAERRLRTKAGLTGELSGGCCGLAGNFGFERGHYEVSKACAEEQLLPSVAEAGGDAVVLADGFSCRTQLEQLAGVRGRHLAEVLAEGIAARGAGPVGGASAGRDQGPGDR; translated from the coding sequence ATGGACGCCTCCAACTACCGCCGCGTCCCCACCGCCGTCGTCGCCCCGCGCGACGCCGACGACGTGGCCGCCGTCCTCGCCGTCTGCCGTGAGCACGGCGTTCCCGTGGTGCCGCGCGGCGCGGGGACCTCGATCGCCGGGCAGGCCACGGGCGTCGGCGTCGTCCTCGACTTCACCCGGCACATGAACCGCATCGTCTCCCTCGACCCGGAGGCACGGACCGCCGTCGTCCAGCCGGGCGTCGTCCTGGACGACCTCCGCGCGGCGGCCACGCCGCACGGCCTCACCTTCGGTCCCGATCCGTCCACGCACAGCCGCTGCACCCTCGGCGGCATGATCGGCAACAACTCCTGCGGCTCGCACTCGGTCGCCTGGGGCACCACCGCCGACAACGTCGCGGCCCTCACCGTCCTCGACGGCACCGGCGCCCGCCGCCGCCTCGCCCGCGGCTGGGACGGCGCACCCGAAGGCCTGCGCCCCCTCGTCGACGGGGACCTCGCCCTGCTGCGCACCGGCTATCCCGAACTGCCGCGCCGCATCTCCGGATACGCCCTGGACGCGCTGCTCCCCGAGAACGGCGCGGACCTCGCCCGCGCCTTCTGCGGATCCGAGGGCACGCTCGGCGTCCTCACCGAAGCCGACGTACGCCTGGTCGAAGCGCCCCGCGCGCGGGCACTCGCCGTACTCGGGTACGCCGACGAGAGCGCGGCGGCCGAAGCCGCGGCAGGGCTCCTCCCGTACGGGCCCCTCACCGTCGAGGGCATGGCCGCCGACCTCGTGCGCGAGACCTCGCGGAAGAGCGGTCTGCCGAAGGGCGGTGCCTGGCTCTTCGTGGAGACCGGCGGCGAGAGTCCCGCCGAGGCTCGCGCGCGTGCCGGGACGATCGTGCGGGCCGCCGACGCGCTGGACGCCCAGGTCGTCGACGAACCGGCGGGACAGCGGGCGCTGTGGCGGGTGCGCGAGGACGCCAGTGGCACGGCCACCCGGATGGCCGACGGCAGCGAGGCGTGGCCCGGCTGGGAGGACTGTGCGGTGCCTCCTGCCAGGCTGGGGGCTTATTTGCGGGACTTCAGGGCGCTGCTCGCCGACCACGACCTGCGCGGCACCCCGTACGGGCACTTCGGGGACGGCTGCATCCACGTCCGCATCGACTTCGACCTCCTCGGCCGCGAGGGCATCGCCCGCTTCCGTGCCTTCTCCGAAGACCTCGCGGAACTCGTCGTCGCGCACGGCGGCTCGCTCTCCGGCGAACACGGCGACGGGCAGGCGCGCGCCGAGCTCCTGCCGAAGATGTACGGTCCCGCTCTCGTCGCCCTCTTCGAGCGGGTGAAGGACGTCTGGGACCCGGCGGGCCTGCTCAACCCCGGCATGCTCGTACGTCCCGCGCCCCTCGACGCCGACCTCCGTTTCGCACCCCTGCCCCGCGAACCCGTCGACGTCGCCTTCGGCTACCCGCACGACGGCGGCGACTTCTCGGCGGCGGTCAGGCGCTGTGTGGGGGTCGCCAAGTGCCGGACCTCGGCGCCGGGTTCGCCCTCCGCCGTCATGTGTCCGTCCTTTCGCGTCACCGGCGAGGAGGAGCACTCCACGCGCGGGCGCGCCCGGCTGCTGCACGAGATGCTCGCCGGTGAGGTGGTCACGGACGGGTGGCGCTCGACGGAGGTCAAGGACGCCCTCGACCTCTGCCTGTCCTGCAAGGGCTGCCGCTCGGACTGCCCGGTGGGCGTCGACATGGCCACGTACAAGGCGGAGTTCCTGCACCACCACTACGAAGGCCGCCGCAGGCCCGCCGCCCACTACACGATGGGCCGCCTGCCGCGCTGGCTGCGGGCCGTCGCGGCGACCCGCACGGCCGGCCTCGTCAACGCCCTGGCCCGGGCCCGTCCGCTGGCCGCGCTCGGCAAGCGGGTCGGCGGGATCGCCGCGGAGCGGGACGTGCCGCAGGTGGCGTCGCGGACGTTTCGGAGGTGGTGGGAGAGGCGGGTGCGGAAGGCGACGGGCGTACCGGTGGGGCGCCCTGACGTCGTCCTCTGGCCCGACACCTTCACCGACCACCTCGCGCCGTCGGTGGGGCGGGCCGCCGTGGCGGTATTCGAGGACGCCGGGCTCACCGTCGCGCTGCCGCCGAAGGGCGTGTGCTGCGGACTGACATACGTGTCGACGGGCCAGCTCGACCGGGCCCGCGCGGTGCTGCGCGGCACCCTGGACCGCATGGAGCCGCTCCTGGACGCCGGTACGCCGGTCGTCGTCCTGGAGCCGAGCTGCGCCGCCGCCCTCCGGACCGACCTGGCCGAACTGCTCGGCGACGACCCGCGCGCGGGCCGCCTCGCCGCGTCGGTCCGCACGTTCGCCCAGGCCGTCGAGGAGCTGGCCCCGCGGTGGCGGCCCCCGTACATCGGCCGCGCGACCGTCGGCCAGACCCACTGCCACCAGCACGCGGTCCTCGGCGACGCGGCGGAACGGCGCCTGCGGACGAAGGCGGGCCTGACGGGCGAGCTGAGCGGCGGCTGCTGCGGCCTCGCGGGGAACTTCGGTTTCGAGCGCGGTCACTACGAGGTGTCCAAGGCCTGTGCCGAGGAGCAGCTGCTGCCCTCGGTGGCGGAGGCGGGCGGGGACGCGGTGGTCCTGGCCGACGGCTTCTCCTGCCGGACCCAGCTGGAGCAGCTGGCGGGGGTACGGGGACGGCACCTGGCGGAGGTCCTCGCGGAGGGCATCGCGGCGAGGGGCGCGGGGCCCGTGGGCGGCGCCTCGGCCGGCAGGGACCAAGGTCCCGGCGACAGGTGA
- a CDS encoding acyclic terpene utilization AtuA family protein, which translates to MREMLAGGELDVLTGDYLAELTMLILGRDRLKDPGRGYAKTFLRQLEECLGLARERGVRIVANAGGLNPAGLADAVRELAGRLGIDVRVAHVEGDDLRDRFPHALTANAYLGGAGIAACLDAGADIVLTGRVTDAALVTGPAAAHFGWGPTEYDRLAGAVVAGHVLECGSQATGGNYAFFAEQGAMQGAMHGAMHGAKRTVELLRRPGYPLAEIHADGSCVITKHDRTGGFVDVGTVTAQLLYETQGARYAGPDVTARLDTVALTQEGPDRVRVDGVRGEAPPPTLKVGLNRLGGFRNEVVFVLTGLDIEAKAALVRAQIEDALDRAKSRPADVRWELVRTDRPDAPTEECASALLRLVVRDADADTVGRTLSGAAVELALASYPGFHVTAPPGKGSPYGVFEAAYVERDTVEHTAVLPDGERRTIPSGAHTRVLEDPHTPALPPPLPAGPTRRAPLGLVAGARSGDKGGDANVGVWVRSDDAWRWLAHELTVERLRELLPEAAGLRVVRHDLPNLRALNFVVEGLLGEGVAAQARFDPQAKGLGEWLRARHLDIPEVLL; encoded by the coding sequence ATGCGCGAGATGCTTGCCGGTGGGGAGCTCGACGTGCTCACCGGGGACTATCTCGCCGAGCTCACCATGCTCATCCTCGGGCGCGACCGGCTCAAGGACCCCGGTCGCGGGTACGCCAAGACCTTCCTGCGGCAGCTGGAGGAGTGCCTCGGGCTCGCCCGGGAGCGTGGCGTCCGCATCGTCGCCAACGCGGGCGGGCTCAACCCGGCGGGCCTCGCCGACGCCGTGCGGGAGCTCGCCGGGCGGCTGGGGATCGACGTGCGGGTCGCGCACGTCGAGGGCGACGACCTCCGCGACCGCTTCCCCCACGCCCTCACCGCCAACGCCTACCTCGGCGGCGCCGGCATCGCCGCGTGTCTCGACGCGGGCGCCGACATCGTCCTCACCGGCCGCGTCACCGACGCCGCCCTCGTCACCGGGCCCGCCGCCGCGCACTTCGGATGGGGGCCGACGGAGTACGACCGGCTCGCGGGCGCCGTCGTCGCCGGGCACGTCCTGGAGTGCGGCTCACAGGCCACCGGCGGCAATTACGCCTTCTTCGCCGAGCAAGGGGCGATGCAAGGGGCGATGCACGGGGCGATGCATGGGGCTAAGCGCACGGTGGAGCTTCTGCGGCGTCCCGGCTACCCCCTCGCCGAGATCCACGCCGACGGCTCCTGCGTCATCACCAAGCACGACCGCACCGGCGGCTTCGTCGACGTCGGCACGGTCACCGCGCAGCTCCTCTACGAGACGCAGGGCGCCCGGTACGCGGGCCCGGACGTGACCGCTCGCCTCGACACCGTCGCCCTCACCCAGGAAGGGCCCGACCGGGTCCGCGTCGACGGCGTACGCGGTGAGGCACCGCCCCCGACCCTCAAGGTCGGGCTCAACCGGCTCGGCGGCTTCCGCAACGAAGTCGTGTTCGTTCTCACCGGACTCGACATCGAGGCCAAGGCCGCCCTCGTCCGCGCCCAGATCGAGGACGCCCTCGACCGCGCCAAGTCCCGCCCCGCCGACGTGCGGTGGGAACTCGTCCGCACCGACAGGCCCGACGCCCCCACCGAGGAGTGCGCCAGCGCCCTGCTGCGGCTCGTCGTGCGCGACGCCGACGCCGACACCGTCGGCCGCACCCTCAGCGGCGCCGCCGTCGAACTCGCCCTCGCCAGCTATCCCGGCTTCCACGTCACGGCCCCGCCCGGCAAGGGCTCCCCGTACGGCGTCTTCGAGGCCGCGTACGTCGAGCGCGACACCGTCGAGCACACCGCCGTCCTGCCCGACGGGGAACGTCGCACCATCCCGTCCGGCGCCCACACCCGCGTACTCGAAGACCCGCACACCCCGGCCCTGCCCCCGCCCCTCCCCGCCGGCCCCACCCGCCGCGCCCCCCTCGGCCTCGTCGCCGGCGCCCGCAGCGGCGACAAGGGCGGCGACGCCAACGTCGGCGTATGGGTGCGGTCCGACGACGCCTGGCGGTGGCTCGCCCACGAGCTCACCGTCGAGCGGCTGCGCGAACTCCTCCCGGAGGCGGCCGGACTGCGGGTCGTCCGCCACGACCTGCCCAACCTGCGCGCCCTGAACTTCGTCGTCGAGGGACTGCTCGGCGAGGGCGTGGCCGCACAGGCCCGGTTCGACCCGCAGGCCAAGGGCCTCGGCGAATGGCTGCGCGCCCGCCACCTCGACATACCGGAGGTACTGCTGTGA
- a CDS encoding C40 family peptidase, translated as MQAPRFTEAAPADCTCGHCSAAAGPDRAGQQRCGTVRGAVVAAVGAAVLVGAASGTASAEPAPSRAGWDGAKYWYKDATGWWRWTSHYDKYVARGGKGAAVTKGKSTSAGTGKRRSASAREPVFRGHQGWDATDRVYWYRKGGHWYWTSHHYKYARYVGRTGTTTAPGTSPRPSTRPSTNPSSNPGTPRRHGTEAAISYAMRHLGDPYVWGGNGPHGWDCSGLVMAAYRQAGIALPRVADAQYRATRPISRGQLRRGDLVFWSGDGSASGVHHVAIYLGDGQYLEAPRPGKNVRVSSFSWYAPNLYGRVR; from the coding sequence GTGCAGGCTCCCCGATTCACCGAAGCCGCCCCCGCCGACTGCACCTGCGGGCACTGCTCGGCCGCGGCCGGCCCGGACCGTGCCGGGCAGCAGCGCTGCGGCACCGTGCGCGGTGCCGTGGTGGCCGCCGTCGGCGCGGCCGTCCTGGTCGGCGCCGCCTCCGGGACGGCGTCGGCGGAACCCGCCCCGAGCCGTGCGGGCTGGGACGGCGCCAAGTACTGGTACAAGGACGCGACCGGCTGGTGGCGCTGGACGTCGCACTACGACAAGTACGTGGCGCGCGGCGGGAAGGGCGCCGCGGTCACGAAGGGGAAGAGCACGTCCGCCGGTACCGGCAAGCGCAGGTCCGCGTCCGCCCGCGAGCCCGTCTTCCGCGGCCACCAGGGCTGGGACGCCACCGACCGCGTCTACTGGTACCGGAAGGGCGGCCACTGGTACTGGACCAGCCACCACTACAAGTACGCGCGGTACGTGGGGCGTACGGGCACCACCACCGCACCCGGCACCTCGCCCCGGCCCTCGACCCGTCCCTCCACCAACCCCTCCAGCAACCCCGGCACCCCCCGCCGCCACGGCACCGAGGCCGCGATCTCGTACGCCATGCGCCACCTCGGCGACCCCTACGTATGGGGCGGCAACGGCCCGCACGGGTGGGACTGCTCGGGCCTGGTGATGGCGGCGTACCGGCAGGCGGGTATCGCCCTGCCCCGCGTCGCCGACGCCCAGTACCGCGCCACGCGGCCGATCTCGCGAGGGCAGCTGCGCCGCGGCGACCTCGTGTTCTGGAGCGGCGACGGCAGCGCGTCCGGCGTCCACCACGTGGCGATCTACCTCGGCGACGGCCAGTACCTGGAGGCGCCGCGGCCCGGCAAGAACGTGCGGGTCTCGTCCTTCAGCTGGTATGCCCCGAACCTCTACGGGCGGGTGCGCTGA
- a CDS encoding EamA family transporter: MNVSRSDQAPPAATPGGTTGVRGRLGALGPVGLVLAGGISVQFGGAIAVSVMPRVGAVGIVALRLLFAALVLVVVCRPKVRGYARADWGTVVAFGVAMAGMNGLFYQSVARIPMGPAVTLEVLGPLALSVFASRRAVNLIWAGLALCGVFLLGGGGGFDGLDPVGIAYALGAGAMWAAYILFSARTGRRFPQADGLALAMVVAAVLFLPLGITVAGPKLIEPGTLALGAAVAVMSSVLPYTLELLALRRLPAHTFAILMSLEPAIASVAGFLVLSQALSLAEALAIALVIAASMGAVRTQVGRGGKRGDRGTGGARGGEDPVTEIAAGPAAAVDTEGTPSAERTPAPERTPAPEPSGN; this comes from the coding sequence GTGAACGTCTCCCGCAGCGACCAGGCACCACCCGCCGCGACCCCTGGGGGGACGACGGGCGTCCGCGGCCGCCTCGGCGCGCTCGGCCCCGTCGGGCTCGTCCTCGCGGGCGGGATCTCCGTGCAGTTCGGCGGCGCGATCGCCGTGAGCGTGATGCCGAGGGTGGGCGCGGTCGGCATCGTGGCGCTGCGGCTCCTGTTCGCCGCGCTCGTGCTCGTCGTGGTCTGCCGGCCGAAGGTGCGGGGGTACGCGCGGGCGGACTGGGGCACGGTCGTCGCGTTCGGCGTGGCCATGGCCGGCATGAACGGACTCTTCTACCAGTCCGTCGCCCGTATCCCGATGGGCCCCGCCGTCACCCTCGAAGTCCTCGGCCCGCTCGCCCTCTCCGTCTTCGCCTCGCGCCGCGCGGTGAACCTGATCTGGGCCGGGCTCGCCCTGTGCGGTGTCTTCCTGCTCGGCGGCGGGGGCGGCTTCGACGGCCTCGACCCGGTCGGTATCGCCTACGCGCTCGGCGCCGGTGCGATGTGGGCGGCGTACATCCTGTTCAGCGCGCGCACCGGGCGGCGCTTCCCGCAGGCCGACGGCCTGGCCCTCGCGATGGTCGTCGCGGCGGTGCTCTTCCTGCCGCTCGGGATCACGGTGGCCGGGCCGAAGCTGATCGAGCCGGGCACGCTGGCGCTCGGCGCGGCGGTCGCGGTGATGTCGTCCGTACTGCCGTACACCCTCGAACTCCTCGCGCTGCGGCGGCTGCCCGCGCACACGTTCGCGATCCTGATGAGCCTGGAACCGGCCATCGCGTCGGTCGCCGGATTCCTGGTCCTGAGCCAGGCGCTGTCCCTCGCGGAGGCGCTGGCGATCGCGCTGGTCATCGCGGCGAGCATGGGCGCGGTGCGGACGCAGGTGGGGCGGGGCGGGAAGCGGGGGGATCGCGGTACCGGCGGAGCTCGCGGAGGCGAGGACCCGGTGACGGAGATCGCGGCGGGCCCGGCGGCGGCGGTCGACACGGAGGGCACCCCCTCCGCGGAGCGCACTCCTGCTCCGGAGCGCACCCCCGCCCCGGAGCCGTCCGGAAACTAA
- a CDS encoding SPFH domain-containing protein yields the protein MPEEPKAPRELAVRNRRDSIPMDLLFRGDTAELPKPLKSPIPPIPPEPREPSKAPHDVPESARPPAGAPPRPDRDVVERRGPACSGWWAVSVALLALAGAGWLAWDSGFVPGRVTEFLHVPEPSRPRHGFDAARWAAVCGCWTVALFALGGLTRGRVGSAWVLSLFGRYRGSVRRTGLVWISPLMLRRRVDVRLRHWRSDPMPAVDAQGAELRVVVLVVWQVKDTARALLTVDHHTAYLAEQVEAVTARVASRLPADSYGDPADDHGGAPTLRDTEAVGDALTRALAAECRAVGIEVFSARPTRVEYAPEVAAAMQRRQIAAIDARHRDSVLTSVLDAVDDTVRRLTDRGLVALDDYERKALVKDLTVAFYTARGSAVDTH from the coding sequence GTGCCGGAAGAACCGAAGGCTCCCCGCGAGCTCGCCGTGCGCAACCGGCGCGACTCCATACCCATGGATCTCCTCTTCCGTGGGGACACGGCCGAGCTGCCCAAGCCGTTGAAGTCGCCGATACCGCCGATACCGCCGGAGCCGCGGGAGCCGTCCAAGGCTCCGCATGACGTGCCGGAGAGCGCGCGGCCGCCTGCCGGCGCGCCGCCCCGCCCCGACCGGGACGTCGTCGAACGGCGGGGGCCCGCCTGCTCCGGTTGGTGGGCCGTGTCCGTGGCCCTGCTCGCGCTCGCGGGGGCGGGGTGGCTGGCCTGGGACAGCGGGTTCGTGCCGGGGCGGGTCACGGAGTTCCTGCACGTGCCCGAACCCTCGCGGCCGCGGCACGGGTTCGACGCGGCGCGGTGGGCGGCCGTCTGCGGCTGCTGGACCGTCGCGCTCTTCGCGCTCGGCGGGCTCACCCGGGGGAGGGTCGGCAGTGCGTGGGTCCTGTCGCTCTTCGGACGGTACCGGGGCAGCGTGCGGCGGACCGGACTCGTCTGGATCAGCCCCCTGATGCTGCGCCGACGCGTCGACGTACGGCTGCGGCACTGGCGGAGCGATCCGATGCCCGCCGTCGACGCGCAGGGCGCGGAGCTGCGGGTCGTCGTCCTGGTGGTGTGGCAGGTCAAGGACACGGCGCGGGCACTCCTCACGGTCGACCACCACACCGCCTACCTGGCGGAACAGGTCGAGGCGGTGACCGCGCGCGTAGCGTCGCGGCTGCCCGCGGACTCGTACGGGGACCCCGCCGACGACCACGGCGGCGCACCGACCCTGCGGGACACCGAGGCCGTCGGCGACGCGCTCACCAGGGCGCTGGCCGCGGAGTGCAGGGCCGTCGGCATCGAGGTGTTCTCCGCCCGGCCCACGCGCGTGGAGTACGCCCCGGAAGTGGCCGCGGCCATGCAGCGCCGCCAGATCGCCGCGATCGACGCCAGGCACCGGGACAGCGTGCTGACGTCGGTCCTCGACGCCGTGGACGACACCGTCCGCAGACTCACCGACCGAGGACTTGTCGCACTCGACGACTACGAACGGAAGGCCCTGGTCAAGGACTTGACCGTGGCCTTCTACACGGCGCGGGGGAGCGCCGTCGACACGCACTGA
- a CDS encoding TIGR03084 family metal-binding protein gives MSNALPVLDDLRTETEELDGLVTELSQEGWSLPTPAPGWTIAHQIAHLTWTDRAALLAATDADAFAVEAEKAAAAPGSFVDEGAAEGAALPPAELLARWRAGRGDLWRALGEAPAGTRLPWYGPPMAVPSMATARLMETWAHGQDVADALGVTRTPTDRLRHVARIGVRARDFAFAVRGLSVPDEEFRVELTSPVTGELWTYGPEDAPQRVTGPGLDFCLLVTQRAHRSDLAVRAEGPDATRWLDIAQAFAGPPGAGRQAKPNGPGVPR, from the coding sequence GTGTCCAATGCCTTGCCCGTGCTCGACGATCTGCGCACCGAGACCGAGGAGTTGGACGGTCTGGTGACGGAGTTGAGCCAGGAGGGCTGGTCCCTCCCCACCCCCGCCCCCGGCTGGACGATCGCCCACCAGATCGCGCACCTCACCTGGACGGACCGGGCGGCTCTGCTCGCCGCCACGGACGCGGACGCGTTCGCCGTCGAGGCCGAGAAGGCGGCCGCGGCGCCCGGCTCGTTCGTGGACGAGGGCGCGGCGGAGGGGGCGGCGCTGCCGCCCGCCGAACTGCTCGCCCGCTGGCGGGCGGGTCGCGGCGACCTGTGGCGGGCCCTGGGGGAGGCCCCGGCGGGCACGCGTCTGCCCTGGTACGGGCCGCCGATGGCCGTCCCGTCCATGGCGACGGCGCGGCTCATGGAGACGTGGGCGCACGGCCAGGACGTGGCGGACGCGCTCGGTGTGACGCGCACGCCGACGGACCGGCTGCGGCACGTGGCGCGGATCGGGGTGCGGGCACGTGACTTCGCCTTCGCGGTACGGGGACTGAGCGTCCCGGACGAGGAGTTCCGGGTCGAGCTGACGTCGCCGGTGACGGGCGAACTCTGGACGTACGGCCCCGAGGACGCCCCCCAACGAGTGACGGGCCCCGGCCTCGACTTCTGCCTCCTGGTCACCCAACGCGCCCACCGCTCGGACCTGGCGGTACGGGCGGAGGGCCCCGACGCGACCCGCTGGCTGGACATCGCCCAGGCCTTCGCGGGCCCACCGGGCGCCGGCCGCCAAGCGAAGCCGAACGGCCCGGGAGTCCCCCGATGA
- a CDS encoding LysR family transcriptional regulator, giving the protein MTRPTPAAARNTVELRHLRCFLAVAEEGSVTRAAALLRVTQPAVSRTLAALEDALGSRLVDRSTHHLRLTPAGRAFRDKAAVAVAAFEDALDAGRSAHRPLRLGHAWSAAGPYTTPLLRRWRDTHPDVPLELLRIDDRTAGLARGAVDAALLRGHVDTPGLVTELLRTEARVAAVPADSPLATSARLRLADLTDHTIALNTVSGTTTADLWPTDARPTATITVANTDDWLAAIAASRAVGVTTTATADLHPHPGVVYVPLPDAPHVPVLLARRDGPPGHPALRDLCALVREVTGRDPRHGH; this is encoded by the coding sequence ATGACCCGTCCGACGCCCGCCGCCGCCAGGAACACCGTCGAACTGCGCCACCTGCGCTGTTTCCTCGCCGTCGCCGAGGAAGGCAGCGTCACCCGCGCCGCCGCGCTCCTCCGCGTCACCCAGCCCGCCGTGTCCCGCACGCTCGCCGCCCTGGAGGACGCGCTCGGCTCACGTCTGGTGGACCGCTCCACGCACCACCTGCGGCTCACCCCCGCGGGCCGCGCCTTCCGCGACAAGGCAGCCGTCGCCGTCGCCGCCTTCGAGGACGCCCTCGACGCGGGCCGCTCGGCGCACCGCCCGCTGCGGCTCGGGCACGCGTGGTCGGCGGCGGGCCCGTACACGACGCCCCTCCTGCGCCGCTGGCGCGACACGCACCCCGACGTCCCCCTGGAACTGCTCCGCATCGACGACCGCACGGCGGGCCTCGCCCGCGGCGCGGTGGACGCCGCGCTGCTCCGCGGGCACGTGGACACTCCCGGCCTGGTCACGGAGCTGCTCCGCACGGAGGCGCGGGTGGCCGCCGTCCCCGCGGACAGCCCCCTGGCCACCAGCGCCCGCCTGCGCCTCGCCGACCTGACGGACCACACGATCGCCCTCAACACGGTGTCCGGCACCACCACGGCGGACCTGTGGCCGACCGACGCGCGCCCCACCGCGACGATCACCGTCGCCAACACGGACGACTGGCTGGCGGCGATCGCCGCGTCCCGCGCGGTCGGCGTGACCACGACGGCGACGGCGGACCTGCACCCGCACCCCGGCGTCGTATACGTCCCCCTGCCGGACGCCCCGCACGTCCCCGTGCTCCTCGCCCGCCGCGACGGCCCGCCCGGCCACCCGGCCCTGCGCGACCTGTGCGCCCTGGTCCGCGAGGTCACGGGCCGTGACCCCCGGCACGGTCACTGA